A window from Candidatus Methanomethylicota archaeon encodes these proteins:
- a CDS encoding glycosyltransferase family 4 protein: MDILMVNHRDIYHPQAGGAEVVLYEVGRRLAKKANVTWLAESVKGRGSEEIIEGIKVKRRGNKYTLHLYSLIEAKKHEIVLDSVAHAAPFFSYKVNRNAVAMVHHVHQDVLKFEVDPLQATFLKALEKRVRDYDNIIAVSNTTKRDLSKLGVNEEKIHVIYNGVDHEKYKPSEKSEKPMILWIGRMKKYKNPFDSLKIYKRLTKKAEMVVVGGGDLTEEFAKISKKVGVKYLGKVTEEEKVKLYQKAWVVLSTSYIEGWGMTVVEANACGTPVVAYATGSMPEIIRDGVNGFLVPYKDYDYAAKVIDEILEEDKMKELSKRSLKESMKYNWEKTADEYMKYLSRL, from the coding sequence TTGGACATCCTCATGGTGAATCACAGGGACATATATCATCCACAAGCTGGGGGAGCTGAAGTAGTCCTATACGAAGTTGGGAGGAGGCTGGCTAAGAAGGCCAATGTGACATGGCTTGCTGAATCCGTGAAGGGGAGGGGATCGGAGGAGATTATAGAGGGCATAAAGGTGAAGAGGAGGGGGAACAAGTACACACTCCACTTATATTCACTGATCGAGGCGAAGAAGCATGAAATAGTTTTAGATAGCGTGGCGCATGCAGCTCCCTTCTTCTCTTATAAGGTTAATAGAAATGCTGTAGCAATGGTTCACCACGTCCACCAAGACGTTCTAAAATTTGAGGTTGACCCATTGCAAGCTACATTCTTGAAGGCATTGGAGAAGAGGGTAAGGGATTATGATAACATAATAGCTGTCTCCAATACGACAAAGAGAGACTTGTCAAAGCTAGGAGTGAATGAGGAAAAGATTCACGTCATTTATAATGGGGTTGACCATGAAAAGTATAAGCCGAGTGAGAAATCTGAGAAGCCAATGATACTCTGGATAGGTAGAATGAAGAAGTATAAGAACCCATTCGACTCATTGAAGATCTATAAGAGGTTAACTAAGAAGGCGGAAATGGTGGTGGTTGGGGGAGGGGATCTTACTGAAGAATTCGCCAAAATATCAAAAAAGGTGGGAGTGAAGTATTTAGGCAAAGTCACGGAGGAGGAGAAGGTTAAGTTATATCAGAAGGCATGGGTAGTCCTCTCAACATCATATATAGAAGGATGGGGGATGACCGTGGTCGAGGCGAATGCCTGTGGGACTCCAGTTGTAGCATATGCCACAGGCTCCATGCCAGAGATAATAAGGGATGGTGTAAATGGATTCCTAGTTCCATACAAGGACTACGATTACGCTGCAAAAGTTATAGATGAAATACTAGAAGAGGACAAGATGAAGGAGCTCTCGAAGAGAAGCCTAAAGGAGTCTATGAAATACAACTGGGAAAAAACGGCCGATGAATACATGAAATACTTAAGTAGACTCTAA
- a CDS encoding glycosyltransferase family 2 protein, with protein sequence MVRRISGTSHTISEGVELRSPLNVEGSVGRISIIIPAYNEEKRIIGRIQSLTRYFDRVVGGYELLVITDGCTDKTPKIVSEYANDNPKVRLLDFPERLGKGGAIIEGFKLVKGDIIAITDADNSVPPEEIFKLVREAEDHDVVIGSRYTRGSKLPVRETFLRYFLGRSFNALTKLMFWRLRKVNDTQCGAKVLKRSVVKEILGDLFITGFAIDVNLIYSAMRMGFKVKEVGITYTHVEHGSKVSKSLIKLMMGMLFSLIKLRLYYSRFKPVLDTKTMRKTSNFLWKLTKA encoded by the coding sequence ATGGTGAGAAGGATTAGCGGAACATCCCATACGATATCAGAGGGCGTGGAGCTGAGGAGCCCTCTAAATGTGGAGGGTTCTGTGGGGAGGATATCGATAATAATACCAGCTTATAATGAGGAGAAAAGGATCATTGGCAGAATTCAAAGCCTAACTAGGTACTTTGATAGAGTAGTGGGGGGATATGAGTTGTTGGTGATCACTGATGGCTGTACGGATAAAACGCCTAAGATAGTTTCTGAATATGCGAATGATAATCCTAAAGTTAGATTATTAGATTTTCCGGAGAGGCTTGGGAAGGGAGGGGCTATAATTGAGGGTTTTAAGCTTGTTAAGGGAGACATTATAGCTATTACGGATGCCGATAACTCGGTACCACCTGAAGAAATATTCAAGCTAGTTAGGGAGGCTGAAGATCATGATGTGGTGATTGGGTCAAGATATACGAGGGGTTCAAAGCTGCCAGTGAGGGAAACCTTCTTAAGGTATTTCCTCGGAAGATCGTTTAATGCATTAACGAAGCTAATGTTTTGGAGGCTTAGAAAGGTAAATGATACACAGTGCGGTGCAAAGGTTTTAAAGAGAAGCGTTGTGAAGGAGATTCTGGGGGATTTATTCATAACTGGATTCGCAATAGATGTAAACCTAATATATTCAGCCATGAGGATGGGATTTAAGGTTAAAGAGGTTGGAATAACGTACACGCATGTGGAACATGGAAGCAAAGTCTCCAAATCACTCATTAAACTCATGATGGGAATGCTCTTCTCCCTAATAAAGCTCAGATTATACTACAGCAGGTTTAAACCAGTCCTAGATACAAAAACCATGAGGAAAACATCAAATTTCCTATGGAAACTGACAAAAGCATGA